Proteins found in one Amycolatopsis aidingensis genomic segment:
- a CDS encoding glycosyltransferase 87 family protein — protein sequence MRFRWGRWLLLAIAAAGCVISGLSCYLENIPGGVDTAVYRAGAETLLHGLSLYDSDIVPFTPGYARLPFTYSPFAALAFVPLVAVPEQIGWALLNVVSVLAVVLVAYLVLRRAPRRPSWLQPGWGAVLLGLALLGLQPVWSTMGYGQINSVLMALIVLDLLVVCGATGRLRHGGGVLVGLAAATKLTPLIFVVHLALTGRRADAARAAATFLGSQGLMLLLIPHDTIRFWTHTVFDSSRIGPTALVWNQSLGAVVRRLTEDASWSQYVGYGIGAVLAVGAVVLVRRYHRGGRPVHALLVTGYLALLISPVSWVHHWVWAVPLVVLLVAEAGCGNRAAAWLLPVTLTVFVLRPMHVPVTGPEAAAALNPLTFVLSNTYVLFPVLLGLLLLVHGKRGRTPPEPPGAEQRPPVTPALTPAR from the coding sequence GTGCGGTTTCGCTGGGGGAGATGGCTGCTGCTGGCCATCGCCGCGGCCGGCTGTGTGATCAGCGGGCTGAGCTGTTACCTGGAGAACATTCCTGGTGGCGTGGACACCGCGGTGTACCGCGCCGGTGCGGAGACCCTGCTGCACGGGCTCTCGCTGTACGACTCGGACATCGTTCCCTTCACACCCGGGTACGCCCGCCTCCCCTTCACCTACTCGCCGTTCGCCGCGCTGGCCTTCGTGCCGCTGGTGGCGGTTCCGGAACAGATCGGCTGGGCGCTGCTGAACGTGGTGTCGGTGCTGGCCGTGGTGCTCGTCGCCTATCTGGTGCTGCGCAGGGCACCGCGCAGGCCGTCCTGGCTGCAGCCCGGATGGGGCGCGGTACTGCTCGGCCTGGCGCTGCTCGGGCTGCAACCGGTGTGGAGCACCATGGGCTACGGGCAGATCAACTCCGTGCTGATGGCCCTCATCGTGCTGGACCTGCTGGTGGTCTGCGGGGCCACCGGGCGCCTGCGGCATGGCGGCGGGGTGCTGGTGGGGCTGGCCGCGGCGACCAAGCTGACCCCGCTGATCTTCGTGGTGCATCTGGCGCTGACCGGGCGCAGGGCCGACGCGGCAAGGGCGGCCGCGACCTTCCTCGGCTCGCAGGGCCTGATGCTGCTGCTCATCCCGCACGACACCATCCGGTTCTGGACGCACACCGTGTTCGACTCCTCCCGGATCGGGCCGACGGCGCTGGTCTGGAACCAGTCCCTCGGCGCCGTGGTGCGCAGGCTCACCGAGGACGCGTCCTGGTCGCAGTACGTGGGTTACGGGATCGGTGCCGTGCTCGCGGTCGGGGCGGTGGTGCTGGTGCGCCGCTACCACCGCGGCGGCAGGCCGGTGCACGCGCTGCTGGTGACCGGGTATCTCGCGTTGCTGATCAGCCCGGTCTCCTGGGTGCACCACTGGGTGTGGGCCGTGCCGCTGGTGGTCCTGCTGGTCGCCGAGGCCGGCTGCGGGAACCGGGCCGCGGCCTGGCTGCTGCCGGTGACCCTGACGGTGTTCGTGCTCCGGCCGATGCACGTGCCGGTCACCGGCCCGGAGGCCGCTGCCGCGCTGAACCCGCTGACCTTCGTGCTCAGCAACACCTACGTGCTGTTCCCGGTGCTGCTCGGGCTGTTGCTGCTGGTGCACGGGAAACGCGGGCGAACCCCGCCGGAGCCGCCGGGCGCCGAGCAGCGGCCGCCGGTCACTCCTGCGCTGACCCCTGCCCGCTGA
- the ispG gene encoding flavodoxin-dependent (E)-4-hydroxy-3-methylbut-2-enyl-diphosphate synthase yields the protein MSLVELGMPGPVLARRPSRRVLVGDVPVGDGAPVSVQSMTTTVTADVDATLQQIAELTAAGCQIVRVAVPSQDDAEALPAIAAKSQIPVVADIHFQPKYVFAAIDAGCAAVRVNPGNIKKFDDKVAEIARAASAAGIPIRIGVNAGSLDGRLLAKYGKATAEAMVESALWECSLFEEHGFGDLKLSVKHHDPLVMIEAYRLLAQRCDYPLHLGVTEAGPPPQGTVKSAVAFGVLLGEGIGDTIRVSLSAPPVEEIKVGSQILESLGLRPRRLEIVSCPSCGRAQVDVYRLTEEVAAAFEDFPIPLRVAVMGCVVNGPGEAREADLGVSSGNGKGQIFVRGEVVRTVPESKIVETLLEEALSRDWSERS from the coding sequence ATGAGTCTCGTTGAACTGGGCATGCCGGGACCGGTGCTGGCCCGCAGGCCGTCCCGGCGTGTCCTGGTCGGCGACGTGCCGGTCGGTGACGGCGCCCCGGTGTCGGTGCAGTCCATGACCACCACGGTGACCGCCGATGTGGACGCGACCCTGCAGCAGATCGCCGAACTCACCGCGGCAGGCTGCCAGATCGTGCGGGTGGCGGTGCCCTCGCAGGACGACGCGGAGGCCCTGCCTGCCATCGCGGCCAAATCGCAGATCCCGGTGGTGGCGGACATCCACTTCCAGCCGAAGTACGTGTTCGCCGCGATCGACGCCGGATGCGCGGCCGTGCGGGTGAATCCCGGCAACATCAAGAAGTTCGACGACAAGGTCGCCGAGATCGCACGAGCGGCCTCGGCGGCGGGGATCCCGATCCGGATCGGAGTGAACGCGGGCTCGCTGGACGGGCGGCTGCTGGCCAAGTACGGCAAGGCCACCGCGGAGGCCATGGTGGAGTCGGCCCTGTGGGAGTGCTCCCTGTTCGAGGAGCACGGTTTCGGCGATCTGAAGCTCTCGGTAAAGCATCATGACCCGCTGGTGATGATCGAGGCGTACCGCCTGCTGGCGCAGCGCTGCGACTACCCGCTGCACCTCGGCGTCACCGAGGCCGGGCCGCCGCCGCAGGGCACCGTGAAGTCGGCGGTGGCCTTCGGCGTGTTGCTCGGGGAGGGGATCGGCGACACGATCCGGGTCTCGCTCTCCGCGCCTCCGGTCGAGGAGATCAAGGTGGGCAGCCAGATCCTGGAGTCCCTCGGCCTGCGACCGCGCAGGCTGGAGATCGTGTCCTGCCCCTCCTGCGGCCGCGCGCAGGTCGACGTCTACCGGCTGACCGAGGAGGTCGCCGCGGCCTTCGAGGATTTCCCGATTCCGCTGCGGGTGGCCGTGATGGGCTGCGTGGTGAACGGCCCCGGCGAGGCGAGGGAGGCCGATCTCGGGGTCTCCTCGGGTAACGGCAAGGGCCAGATTTTCGTCCGGGGCGAGGTGGTGCGTACCGTACCGGAGAGCAAGATCGTGGAGACCCTGCTGGAGGAGGCGCTCAGCAGGGACTGGTCGGAGCGATCGTGA
- a CDS encoding 4-hydroxy-3-methylbut-2-enyl diphosphate reductase produces the protein MINADDPAWRRVAGPRTVLLAAPRSFCAGVERAIDVVERALRHWGGPIYVRKQIVHNTHVVADLEARGAVFVDELDAVPDGATLVFSAHGVSPAVREEAGRRGLHVIDATCPLVTKVHAEARRFAGRGDTVVLIGHAGHEEVEGTLGEAPEHTVLVQDVAEVEHLRVPDPSRVSYLTQTTLSVDETEEVIAALRKRFPLLRGPASDDICYATTNRQDALRGVAAESDLVLVVGSANSSNSVRLVELAQRQGTPAQLIDDAGDIRPDWLSGVGTVGLTAGASAPEGLVDEVIAALGALGPVTVHARETTRETIHFTLPSAVR, from the coding sequence ATGATCAATGCGGATGATCCTGCCTGGCGCCGGGTCGCCGGGCCGCGCACGGTGCTGCTGGCCGCGCCCCGCTCGTTCTGCGCCGGCGTGGAGCGCGCCATCGACGTGGTCGAGCGGGCGCTGCGGCACTGGGGCGGACCGATCTACGTGCGCAAGCAGATCGTGCACAACACCCACGTGGTCGCCGACCTCGAGGCAAGGGGCGCGGTGTTCGTGGACGAGCTGGACGCCGTCCCGGACGGGGCCACCCTGGTGTTCTCCGCGCACGGTGTCTCGCCTGCGGTGCGGGAGGAGGCCGGGCGGCGCGGGCTGCACGTGATCGACGCGACCTGCCCGCTGGTGACCAAGGTGCACGCGGAGGCGCGCCGGTTCGCGGGCCGCGGCGACACCGTGGTACTGATCGGGCACGCGGGGCACGAGGAGGTCGAGGGAACCCTGGGTGAGGCGCCGGAGCACACCGTGCTGGTGCAGGACGTGGCCGAGGTGGAACACCTGCGGGTGCCCGACCCGAGCCGGGTGTCCTACCTGACCCAGACCACCCTGTCGGTGGACGAGACGGAGGAAGTGATCGCCGCGCTCCGGAAACGGTTCCCGCTGCTGCGCGGTCCCGCCTCGGACGACATCTGCTACGCCACCACCAACCGCCAGGACGCGTTGCGCGGGGTGGCCGCGGAGTCCGATCTGGTGCTGGTGGTCGGCTCGGCCAACTCCTCCAACTCGGTCCGGCTGGTCGAGCTGGCCCAGCGCCAGGGCACCCCGGCCCAGTTGATCGACGACGCGGGCGACATCCGGCCGGACTGGCTGTCCGGAGTGGGCACGGTCGGCCTGACCGCTGGCGCCTCGGCCCCGGAGGGCCTGGTCGACGAGGTGATCGCCGCGCTGGGCGCGCTCGGGCCGGTCACCGTGCACGCGCGGGAGACGACCCGCGAAACCATTCACTTCACCCTGCCCTCGGCGGTGCGGTGA
- a CDS encoding family 2 encapsulin nanocompartment cargo protein polyprenyl transferase encodes MATPEVMTEGRPVREVLSASRGLVDPALRAAVDTLPSDMRHIAGYHLGWWDENGRSSDEAAGKAIRPAMVLLAAEAMGGRPADAVPAAVAVELVHNFSLLHDDVMDGDVTRRHRPTAWSLFGVGAAILAGDSLLTLALDVLARSGHPAAQQGIRTLATAVQELVGGQSADLVFETRSDVGLAECLRMAEGKTGALLGCTTALGGSFAGGRPEQVDRLRRFGAQLGLAFQFVDDLLGIWGEPAVTGKPVYSDLQNRKKSMPVVAALTSDTPQGEELATLYYREQPLSGAELIRAAELIDATGAREWSQEQADELLARALRDLASAGPRPRAGAELEALARLVTRRDR; translated from the coding sequence ATGGCCACCCCGGAGGTGATGACCGAGGGCAGGCCGGTGCGGGAGGTACTGTCCGCGAGCCGCGGCCTTGTCGATCCCGCGCTGCGAGCGGCGGTGGACACGCTGCCGTCGGATATGCGGCACATCGCCGGCTACCACCTCGGCTGGTGGGACGAGAACGGGCGGTCATCGGACGAGGCCGCCGGCAAGGCGATCCGGCCGGCCATGGTGCTGTTGGCCGCCGAGGCGATGGGCGGGCGGCCCGCGGACGCGGTACCGGCGGCCGTTGCCGTGGAGCTGGTGCACAACTTCTCGTTGTTGCACGACGATGTGATGGACGGCGACGTCACCCGCCGCCACCGGCCGACGGCCTGGAGCCTGTTCGGGGTCGGGGCGGCGATCCTGGCCGGGGACTCGCTGCTCACCCTCGCGCTGGACGTGCTCGCCCGCAGCGGCCATCCGGCGGCGCAGCAGGGGATCCGGACCCTGGCCACCGCGGTGCAGGAGCTGGTCGGTGGGCAGAGCGCCGACCTGGTCTTCGAAACCCGTTCCGATGTCGGGCTGGCGGAATGCCTGCGGATGGCGGAGGGTAAAACCGGGGCGCTGCTGGGTTGCACCACGGCGCTGGGCGGGTCCTTCGCCGGTGGCCGGCCCGAGCAGGTGGACCGGCTGCGCCGGTTCGGTGCGCAGCTGGGACTGGCCTTCCAGTTCGTCGACGATCTGCTCGGCATCTGGGGCGAGCCCGCTGTGACCGGGAAACCGGTCTACTCGGACCTGCAGAACCGCAAGAAATCCATGCCGGTGGTCGCCGCGCTCACCTCGGACACCCCGCAGGGCGAGGAACTGGCCACCTTGTACTACCGCGAGCAGCCGCTGTCCGGTGCGGAGCTGATCCGCGCCGCGGAACTGATCGACGCGACGGGGGCGCGGGAGTGGAGCCAGGAACAGGCCGACGAGCTGCTTGCGCGGGCACTGCGCGACCTCGCGTCGGCAGGCCCGCGACCACGGGCAGGCGCCGAACTGGAGGCGCTGGCCCGGCTGGTCACCCGGCGCGACCGCTGA
- a CDS encoding family 2B encapsulin nanocompartment shell protein, translated as MTATTETAEPEAGAEGRPPHSLGTAAARQLATTTKSVPQMQGISPRWLVRKLPWVETRGGTYRVNRRLTYTVGDGTVTFVHTGSSVRVIPQELRELAPLRGFEDEDVLDALADRFEQEQFQPGEVIAEFGHRADRVYLIAHGKVNRMGAGEYGDRTVLATMADGEHFGSAVLLEAGSLWDFTVQAVTPCTVLALPRERFEDLLGQSERLREHLDRVRAQRPEPRNKLGEADIALASGHAGEPSLPATFVDYDAGPREYELSLAQTVLRIHTRVADLYNNPMDQTEQQLRLTIQALRERQEHELVNNPEFGLLANTDPRQRVQTRTGPPTPDDMDELLSKRRRSEFFFAHPRAIAAFGRECTRRGIYPQALDVGGHHAMSWRGVPLLPCDKIPVTDTGTSSIMVMRTGEEHEGVIGLHETGLPDEYEPGLSVRFRGVDSKAILSYLVSAYYSAAVLVPDALGVLEHVEIGREG; from the coding sequence GTGACGGCGACAACGGAAACGGCCGAGCCGGAAGCGGGCGCTGAGGGCAGGCCACCGCACAGCCTCGGCACGGCGGCCGCGCGGCAGCTGGCGACGACGACCAAGTCGGTGCCGCAGATGCAGGGCATCTCGCCGCGCTGGCTGGTGCGGAAGCTGCCCTGGGTGGAAACCAGGGGTGGCACCTACCGGGTGAACCGCAGGCTCACCTACACCGTCGGTGACGGGACCGTGACCTTCGTGCACACCGGTTCCTCGGTGCGGGTGATCCCGCAGGAACTGCGCGAGCTCGCCCCGCTGCGCGGGTTCGAGGACGAGGACGTGCTGGATGCGCTGGCCGACCGGTTCGAGCAAGAGCAGTTCCAGCCGGGCGAGGTGATCGCCGAGTTCGGGCACCGGGCGGACCGGGTGTACCTGATCGCGCACGGCAAGGTGAACCGCATGGGGGCGGGAGAGTACGGCGACCGCACCGTGCTCGCCACCATGGCCGATGGCGAGCACTTCGGTTCCGCGGTGCTACTGGAGGCGGGAAGCCTGTGGGACTTCACGGTGCAGGCGGTGACCCCGTGCACCGTGCTGGCCCTGCCAAGGGAGCGGTTCGAGGACCTGCTCGGCCAGTCCGAGCGGCTGCGCGAGCATCTGGACCGGGTCCGCGCGCAGCGGCCGGAGCCGCGGAACAAACTCGGTGAGGCGGATATCGCGCTGGCGTCGGGGCACGCCGGGGAGCCGAGCCTGCCCGCGACCTTCGTGGACTACGACGCCGGCCCGCGGGAGTACGAGCTGAGTCTGGCCCAGACCGTGCTGCGGATCCACACCCGCGTGGCCGACCTCTACAACAACCCGATGGACCAGACCGAGCAGCAGCTGCGGCTGACCATTCAGGCCCTGCGTGAACGGCAGGAGCACGAACTGGTCAACAACCCGGAGTTCGGGTTGCTCGCCAACACCGACCCGCGGCAGCGGGTGCAGACCCGCACCGGCCCGCCCACCCCGGACGATATGGACGAACTGCTCAGCAAGCGGCGCAGGTCGGAGTTCTTCTTCGCGCACCCGCGCGCGATCGCCGCGTTCGGCAGGGAATGCACCCGCCGTGGCATCTACCCGCAGGCGCTGGACGTCGGCGGTCACCACGCCATGTCCTGGCGCGGGGTGCCGCTGCTGCCCTGCGACAAGATCCCGGTCACCGATACCGGAACCAGCTCGATCATGGTGATGCGTACCGGAGAGGAGCACGAGGGGGTGATCGGGCTGCACGAGACCGGGCTGCCCGACGAGTACGAGCCAGGGCTGTCGGTGCGGTTCCGGGGCGTGGACAGCAAGGCGATCCTGTCCTATCTGGTCAGCGCGTACTACTCGGCGGCCGTCCTCGTCCCGGACGCGCTCGGCGTACTCGAGCACGTCGAGATCGGCCGGGAAGGCTGA